A section of the Neorhizobium galegae bv. orientalis str. HAMBI 540 genome encodes:
- a CDS encoding glycosyltransferase, whose protein sequence is MTDALTGHFDIAILLPCYNEAMTIAGVVRGFREALPGARIYVYDNNSTDGTALQAMLAGALVMRERRQGKGHVVRRMFADIEADIYIMADGDGTYTPQDAEELVRTLLTERADMVVGTRRGVHADAGRQGHAAGNRLFNFLYRTMFAPDFTDIFSGYRAFSRRFVKSFPAVSGGFEIETEMSVHASLLKLPVCEIELDYGRRPEGSHSKLSTFKDGVKILWMFAMLMKETRPFAFFGLISGAFMAASLIFMAPVLVAYFQTGLVERMPTWVFSLVLMLVSLLIFTAGLILDSVSRARAEQLRIHYMSLPASVHATDPVQVPARPAKPERRRTKAA, encoded by the coding sequence ATGACCGACGCCCTGACCGGCCATTTCGACATCGCGATCCTGCTGCCCTGTTATAACGAGGCGATGACCATTGCCGGCGTGGTGCGCGGTTTCCGCGAGGCGCTTCCCGGTGCCCGGATCTATGTCTACGACAACAATTCCACGGACGGCACCGCACTCCAGGCGATGCTCGCGGGCGCCCTCGTCATGCGCGAGCGTCGGCAGGGCAAGGGCCATGTGGTGCGCCGGATGTTCGCCGACATCGAGGCAGATATCTACATCATGGCCGACGGGGACGGCACCTATACGCCGCAGGATGCGGAGGAACTGGTCCGCACGCTTTTGACCGAGCGCGCCGACATGGTGGTCGGCACACGGCGCGGAGTGCATGCGGATGCGGGGCGGCAGGGTCATGCGGCCGGCAACCGGCTGTTCAACTTCCTCTACCGGACGATGTTCGCTCCCGACTTCACCGATATCTTCTCCGGTTACCGAGCCTTCTCGCGCCGGTTCGTGAAGAGCTTTCCTGCCGTCTCCGGCGGATTCGAGATTGAGACCGAAATGTCGGTGCATGCCTCGCTGCTGAAGCTGCCGGTCTGCGAGATCGAACTTGATTATGGGAGGCGGCCCGAAGGCTCGCATTCCAAGCTCTCGACCTTCAAGGACGGCGTCAAGATCCTCTGGATGTTTGCCATGCTGATGAAGGAAACGCGGCCGTTTGCCTTTTTCGGCCTGATCAGCGGCGCCTTCATGGCGGCGAGCCTGATCTTCATGGCGCCGGTGCTGGTCGCCTATTTCCAGACCGGCCTCGTCGAGCGCATGCCCACCTGGGTGTTTTCGCTGGTGCTGATGCTGGTTTCCTTGCTGATTTTCACCGCCGGGCTGATCCTCGATTCCGTCTCCCGCGCCCGCGCCGAGCAGCTTCGTATCCACTACATGAGCCTGCCGGCCAGCGTCCATGCCACCGACCCTGTGCAGGTTCCGGCCCGGCCCGCCAAGCCCGAGCGGCGCAGGACCAAAGCCGCATGA
- a CDS encoding spike base protein, RCAP_Rcc01079 family, with amino-acid sequence MPDRFANTQASLSGPASSGFAITPSDSADLPEATRALYVGTGGHLSVRMLSGEVLTLSNVPAGGLLPLRVTRVFATGTTAVAIAGLV; translated from the coding sequence ATGCCCGACCGTTTCGCCAATACCCAAGCCTCGCTTTCCGGCCCCGCTTCCTCCGGCTTTGCGATCACGCCCAGCGACAGTGCAGATCTGCCGGAGGCGACGCGCGCTCTTTATGTGGGCACCGGCGGTCACCTGTCCGTACGCATGCTGTCGGGCGAAGTGCTCACACTTTCGAACGTACCGGCCGGCGGCCTGCTCCCGTTGCGGGTGACCCGCGTGTTTGCCACCGGCACGACGGCGGTGGCAATCGCCGGCCTCGTCTGA
- the xseA gene encoding exodeoxyribonuclease VII large subunit: MTSLLDNDSPTNLTEFSVSELSGSIKRTVENAFDHVRVRGEISGYRGQHSSGHAYFSLKDDRARIDAVIWKGTFPRIKFRPEEGMEVIATGKITTFPGSSKYQIVIENLEPAGAGALMALLEERRRRLGGEGLFDQARKRPLPFLPRVIGVVTSPTGAVIRDILHRISDRFPVHVIVWPVKVQGEGSGDEVAAAIRGFNAMAPGGPIRRPDVLIVARGGGSLEDLWSFNDEAVVRAAADSEIPLISAVGHETDWTLIDHAADIRAPTPTGAAEMAVPVKADLEAQVANLTARLRSATSRQMDQSRQSVRALVRALPSLDQLLALPRRRFDEAAAGLGRGLERTTVVKRRSFERASSGLRLELLTNRLAQQRQLLADRLTRGDRCLELQVLKENNRVAKAGASLSALPARLLGQLQRERQHLASMARHADTAISHTLMRSRAAITAQDRVLQSLSYKNVLKRGFAVVRGEDDRPLTRAAGIGQGQAISVEFADGRIAAVTGEGGELADPPVAAPEPKKRPAKPEPPGDAPKQGTLF; the protein is encoded by the coding sequence ATGACCAGTTTGCTCGACAACGATTCGCCCACGAACCTCACCGAATTTTCGGTGTCGGAACTGTCCGGCTCGATCAAGCGCACGGTGGAAAATGCGTTCGACCACGTGCGGGTACGTGGCGAGATTTCCGGTTATCGCGGCCAGCACTCCTCGGGCCACGCCTATTTCTCGCTGAAGGACGATCGCGCCCGGATCGATGCGGTGATCTGGAAGGGCACCTTCCCGCGCATCAAATTCCGCCCGGAAGAGGGCATGGAAGTGATCGCCACGGGCAAGATCACCACTTTCCCCGGTTCTTCGAAATACCAGATCGTCATCGAGAACCTGGAGCCGGCGGGTGCCGGCGCGCTGATGGCGCTGCTCGAGGAACGTCGGCGCCGGCTCGGCGGCGAAGGACTTTTCGACCAGGCCCGCAAGCGGCCTCTGCCCTTCCTGCCGCGGGTCATCGGCGTCGTGACCTCGCCGACCGGCGCCGTCATCCGTGATATCCTGCATCGTATCTCCGACCGTTTTCCGGTGCATGTCATCGTCTGGCCCGTCAAGGTGCAAGGCGAAGGATCGGGCGACGAGGTGGCGGCCGCAATCCGCGGCTTCAATGCGATGGCGCCTGGCGGCCCAATCAGGCGGCCGGACGTGCTGATCGTCGCCCGCGGCGGCGGCAGTCTCGAAGATCTCTGGAGTTTCAACGACGAGGCCGTTGTGCGTGCCGCGGCGGACAGCGAGATCCCGCTGATCTCGGCGGTCGGCCATGAGACCGACTGGACGCTGATCGACCACGCCGCCGATATCCGCGCACCGACGCCGACCGGTGCCGCCGAAATGGCCGTGCCGGTCAAGGCGGACCTCGAAGCGCAGGTCGCCAATCTCACAGCTCGCCTTCGCAGCGCCACCAGCCGCCAGATGGACCAGAGCCGCCAATCGGTTCGTGCGCTGGTTCGCGCGCTTCCCTCGCTCGACCAGTTGCTGGCCTTGCCGCGCCGGCGCTTCGACGAAGCGGCGGCCGGTCTCGGGCGTGGACTGGAACGCACCACGGTGGTCAAGCGCCGCAGTTTTGAACGAGCCTCTTCGGGGCTGCGGCTGGAACTGCTGACCAACCGCCTTGCCCAGCAGCGGCAGTTGCTGGCCGACCGGCTGACGCGCGGCGACCGCTGCCTGGAACTGCAAGTGCTGAAGGAGAACAACCGTGTTGCCAAAGCCGGCGCATCGCTTTCGGCGCTCCCGGCAAGGCTGCTCGGCCAGCTGCAGCGCGAGCGCCAGCATCTCGCATCGATGGCCCGCCACGCGGATACGGCGATCTCGCACACGCTGATGCGCAGCCGTGCGGCGATCACAGCGCAGGATCGCGTGCTGCAATCGCTCTCCTACAAGAACGTGCTGAAGCGCGGCTTTGCCGTGGTGCGCGGCGAGGACGACCGGCCGCTGACACGCGCTGCCGGCATTGGTCAGGGGCAGGCGATCTCCGTGGAATTTGCCGACGGCCGCATTGCAGCGGTGACCGGCGAGGGCGGCGAACTGGCCGATCCTCCCGTTGCGGCGCCTGAGCCCAAGAAGCGGCCGGCGAAACCGGAGCCGCCCGGAGACGCGCCAAAACAGGGCACGCTCTTCTGA
- a CDS encoding NAD(P)H-dependent oxidoreductase translates to MHVLLVLAHPLPESFAHSVARVARETLEANGHTVDLVDLYSESFDPRLTEHERRAYFDVPYDTSEVADLVARLQKAEALIFVFPQWWFNLPAVLKGFFDRVFAPGVAFRHDKAGGRIVPLLTNIRHFCAFTTTGSPWWVVKFYMGDPVRRQLRRGIAIFCNRKVDFRMLALHDMDRAADEKRRRHLERVKAALQMLG, encoded by the coding sequence ATGCATGTGCTCCTGGTGCTTGCCCATCCGCTGCCGGAAAGCTTTGCGCATTCGGTTGCCCGCGTGGCACGCGAGACGCTGGAGGCGAATGGCCATACGGTGGACCTGGTCGATCTCTATTCGGAGAGTTTTGATCCGCGGCTGACGGAACACGAACGGCGCGCTTACTTCGATGTGCCCTACGACACATCGGAGGTGGCGGATCTCGTGGCGCGGCTGCAGAAGGCCGAGGCGCTGATATTCGTCTTCCCGCAATGGTGGTTCAACCTGCCGGCGGTGCTTAAGGGTTTCTTCGACCGAGTCTTTGCGCCAGGTGTCGCCTTCCGCCACGACAAGGCGGGCGGAAGGATCGTGCCCTTGCTCACCAACATCCGCCATTTCTGTGCCTTCACGACCACAGGTTCGCCCTGGTGGGTCGTGAAGTTCTATATGGGCGACCCCGTGCGTCGTCAGCTCAGGCGCGGTATCGCGATCTTCTGCAACAGAAAAGTCGATTTCCGCATGCTGGCGCTGCACGACATGGACCGGGCCGCCGATGAGAAGCGCAGGCGGCACCTGGAGCGCGTGAAAGCTGCGCTCCAGATGTTAGGTTGA
- a CDS encoding aminopeptidase, producing MTIVPNFQTVVDPQKLEKLAEVAIKVGLRLEKGQDLVITAPIAALPLVRLITKHAYMAGAGIVTTFYSDEETTVARYEYAPDGSFDKASGWLYDGMAQAYANGAARLAISGDNPMMLSGQDPAKVARANKANSMAYKPALEKIANFDINWNIVSYPNPSWARQVFPDVPEDVAVGKLADAIFAASRVDLADPVAAWAEHNGNLKKRSTWLNGERFSALHFTGPGTDLTVGLADGHEWHGGASTAKNGITCNPNIPTEEVFTTPHALKVEGHVSSTKPLSHQGTLIDNIQVKFEGGRIVEAKASKGEEVLNKVLDTDEGARRLGEVALVPHSSPISRSGILFYNTLFDENASCHIALGQCYSKCFLDGASLSQDQIKAQGGNSSLIHIDWMIGSDKVDIDGLRADGTKVPVMRKGEWA from the coding sequence ATGACAATCGTGCCGAATTTTCAAACCGTCGTCGATCCTCAAAAGCTCGAAAAGCTGGCGGAAGTGGCCATCAAGGTGGGCTTGCGCCTCGAGAAGGGGCAGGATCTGGTGATCACGGCACCGATCGCCGCCCTGCCGCTCGTGCGGCTGATCACCAAACACGCCTATATGGCCGGCGCCGGCATCGTCACGACCTTTTATTCCGACGAGGAAACGACGGTGGCGCGCTACGAATATGCGCCAGACGGCAGCTTCGACAAGGCATCCGGCTGGCTCTATGACGGCATGGCCCAAGCCTATGCCAATGGCGCCGCACGACTTGCCATTTCCGGCGACAATCCGATGATGCTCTCCGGCCAGGATCCGGCCAAGGTGGCGCGCGCCAACAAGGCCAATTCCATGGCCTACAAACCCGCCTTGGAAAAAATCGCCAATTTCGACATCAACTGGAACATCGTTTCCTATCCCAATCCGTCGTGGGCGCGCCAGGTCTTCCCGGACGTTCCGGAAGACGTGGCGGTCGGCAAGCTGGCGGACGCGATCTTCGCTGCCTCGCGCGTCGATCTCGCCGATCCGGTCGCGGCATGGGCCGAACATAACGGCAATCTCAAGAAGCGCTCCACCTGGCTCAACGGCGAGCGCTTTTCCGCGCTCCACTTCACCGGCCCAGGCACCGACCTGACGGTTGGCCTTGCCGACGGCCACGAATGGCATGGCGGCGCGTCCACCGCCAAGAACGGCATTACCTGCAACCCCAACATCCCGACCGAAGAAGTCTTCACCACGCCGCATGCGCTGAAGGTCGAAGGCCATGTCTCCAGCACCAAACCGCTCTCGCACCAGGGCACGCTGATCGACAATATTCAGGTGAAATTCGAAGGCGGCCGGATCGTCGAGGCGAAGGCTTCGAAGGGCGAGGAAGTGCTGAACAAGGTCCTGGATACGGACGAAGGCGCCCGAAGGCTCGGCGAAGTGGCACTGGTGCCGCATTCCTCGCCGATCTCCAGGAGCGGTATCCTGTTCTACAACACCCTGTTCGACGAAAACGCCTCCTGCCACATCGCGCTCGGCCAGTGCTACTCGAAGTGCTTCCTCGACGGTGCATCGCTCAGCCAGGACCAGATCAAGGCACAGGGCGGCAATTCCAGCCTGATCCACATCGACTGGATGATCGGCTCCGACAAGGTCGACATCGACGGCCTGCGCGCCGATGGCACCAAGGTGCCGGTGATGCGTAAGGGCGAGTGGGCCTAA
- a CDS encoding MBL fold metallo-hydrolase: protein MSEMTSTLRILEPYPGIFAYYDGRVPGKRLHAKTANWLDDGAYSLGVASYAIVDQGEALVYDTHISLSHAKAIRTHLEGLGVKKIRVVLSHWHKDHIAGNAIFSDCEIIALTLTAEKLKENREKIESADPPISPLIMPTTLFDGQFDLTVGRRRIELHHFAIHSADGNVIWLPQERLLLAGDTLEDTVTYISEAAEIGTHIGELARMASWPIAKILPAHGDAERIAAGGYGSDLIDANRAYLRRMAGAIAAGQDIDPSLKSLVAEEIASGAVLHFAPYEEVHASNIAAVKAALQH from the coding sequence ATGAGTGAAATGACCTCGACTCTTCGAATTCTCGAGCCCTATCCAGGCATCTTTGCCTATTACGATGGCCGGGTGCCTGGCAAACGGCTGCATGCGAAAACCGCAAACTGGCTGGACGACGGCGCCTATTCGCTCGGCGTCGCATCCTATGCAATCGTCGATCAGGGCGAGGCGCTGGTCTATGACACCCATATCTCGCTCAGTCACGCCAAGGCGATCCGCACCCATCTGGAAGGGCTCGGCGTCAAGAAGATCCGCGTCGTGCTCAGCCACTGGCACAAGGATCATATTGCCGGAAACGCGATCTTTTCCGATTGCGAAATCATCGCGCTGACGCTGACGGCCGAGAAGCTGAAAGAAAATCGCGAGAAGATCGAAAGCGCCGATCCACCGATCTCACCTCTCATCATGCCGACGACGCTGTTCGATGGCCAGTTCGATCTGACGGTCGGCCGCCGTCGGATCGAACTGCATCATTTCGCCATCCACAGCGCCGACGGAAATGTGATCTGGCTGCCGCAAGAACGGCTTCTGCTGGCCGGCGACACGCTGGAAGACACTGTCACCTATATTTCGGAAGCGGCCGAGATCGGTACGCATATCGGCGAACTCGCGCGGATGGCCTCCTGGCCGATCGCAAAAATCCTGCCGGCGCATGGCGATGCGGAGCGCATCGCGGCCGGTGGTTATGGGTCGGACCTGATCGATGCCAACCGCGCCTATCTGCGCCGCATGGCGGGCGCGATTGCCGCTGGCCAGGACATCGATCCCTCGCTGAAATCGCTCGTCGCAGAAGAGATCGCCTCGGGCGCCGTGCTTCACTTCGCGCCTTACGAAGAGGTTCATGCCAGCAACATTGCCGCGGTCAAGGCGGCGCTGCAGCACTGA
- the ybaK gene encoding Cys-tRNA(Pro) deacylase — translation MSKTTRATQMLEKAGIAFATVTYDYDPNADRIGMQAAEAIGEEPRRVLKTLMAEVDGKAVCVVVPSDREVAMKKLAAAFGGKSANMMKPADAERATGYHVGGISPFGQKKLVPTAIEITALDEPHVFINGGQRGLQVRLDPKAARDALKAVAAPLVA, via the coding sequence ATGTCCAAGACAACCCGCGCCACCCAGATGCTCGAAAAGGCCGGTATCGCCTTTGCCACCGTCACCTATGACTACGATCCGAACGCAGACCGGATCGGGATGCAGGCGGCGGAGGCGATCGGCGAGGAGCCGCGCCGTGTTCTGAAGACACTGATGGCGGAAGTGGACGGCAAGGCGGTCTGCGTCGTGGTGCCGTCGGACCGCGAGGTCGCGATGAAGAAGCTTGCGGCGGCATTCGGCGGTAAGTCGGCGAACATGATGAAGCCCGCCGATGCGGAACGGGCAACCGGCTATCATGTCGGCGGCATCAGCCCCTTCGGCCAGAAGAAGCTCGTGCCGACCGCGATCGAGATCACCGCGCTCGACGAGCCGCATGTTTTCATCAACGGCGGCCAGCGCGGACTGCAGGTGCGGCTCGACCCGAAAGCGGCTCGCGACGCACTGAAGGCGGTCGCAGCACCGCTGGTGGCATGA
- a CDS encoding ArsC family reductase has protein sequence MTITIYGIKNCDTMKKALDWLDRKGVTYAFHDYKAEGIDRAHLDTWTDRAGWEIVLNRAGTTFKKLDETDKADLNREKAIALMLAQPSMIKRPVLEADGKLIVGFKPEIYEEAFSEI, from the coding sequence ATGACAATCACGATCTACGGCATCAAGAACTGCGATACGATGAAGAAGGCGCTCGACTGGCTCGACCGCAAGGGCGTCACCTACGCTTTTCACGATTACAAGGCCGAAGGGATCGACCGGGCACATCTCGATACCTGGACGGACCGCGCCGGCTGGGAAATCGTGCTCAACCGCGCCGGCACCACGTTCAAGAAACTCGACGAAACCGACAAGGCAGACCTCAACCGGGAGAAGGCGATCGCCCTGATGCTTGCCCAACCTTCGATGATCAAACGGCCGGTGCTGGAGGCGGACGGAAAGCTGATCGTCGGCTTCAAGCCGGAGATTTACGAAGAAGCCTTTTCCGAGATCTGA
- a CDS encoding methyl-accepting chemotaxis protein, with amino-acid sequence MAVDGEALKRSVAKLANEASALGLHLVDIAGAIQDTATQSSEHAKLLGRLTQSAQSIADANGHVARSLQESDKLTANARKVLGEQAEQLSGSITAIDHMVHASQEIGAEIKLFSTALGDVGRLADAIGMIARQTNLLALNAAIEAARAGEAGKGFAVVAAEVRALSLQTSQTTSSIQVTLDQLNSRIDRLVAAGEGASQSAEGVKTTAMKVQGSFKGVEGVMTQILDNASSLAGTTETVDRQCGEFASSIASAASAILKSNDQLQQTSSRVGEVVTISERMIQTTASAGIETPDSPHIRAVMAYAAEVSSVFEAAVKSGRIDLGALFDRQYAAIPGSDPVQYMTRFTEFTDAVLPPIQEQAAESNPQVAFCAAIDENGYLPTHNRKFSQRQRPGDVTWNTANCRNRRIFNDRVGLAAGRNKEPFLLQTYRRDMGGGQFVLMKDISAPITVNGRHWGGLRLAIKV; translated from the coding sequence ATGGCTGTCGACGGCGAGGCGTTAAAGCGATCCGTCGCCAAACTCGCAAACGAGGCGTCCGCGCTTGGCCTTCATCTGGTCGATATCGCCGGTGCCATCCAGGATACGGCGACGCAGTCCTCGGAACACGCGAAGTTGCTTGGTCGCCTGACCCAGTCCGCTCAATCGATCGCGGACGCCAATGGCCATGTTGCCCGTTCCCTCCAGGAATCTGACAAGCTGACGGCGAACGCTCGCAAGGTGCTCGGCGAGCAGGCTGAGCAGCTTTCCGGCTCGATCACGGCGATCGACCACATGGTGCATGCCTCGCAGGAAATCGGCGCCGAGATCAAGCTGTTTTCCACAGCGCTCGGAGACGTCGGACGTTTGGCGGACGCGATCGGCATGATTGCCCGGCAGACGAACCTCCTGGCATTGAATGCCGCGATCGAAGCGGCCCGTGCTGGCGAAGCCGGCAAGGGTTTTGCCGTTGTCGCCGCGGAAGTGCGGGCGCTTTCGCTCCAGACTTCCCAGACCACAAGTTCGATCCAGGTCACGCTCGATCAACTGAACAGCCGCATCGACCGGCTGGTGGCGGCCGGCGAAGGCGCCAGCCAGTCGGCCGAGGGCGTCAAGACGACTGCGATGAAGGTCCAGGGTTCATTCAAGGGCGTCGAAGGCGTCATGACCCAGATCCTCGACAACGCGTCTTCGCTTGCCGGGACCACCGAGACCGTCGACCGGCAATGCGGCGAGTTCGCATCTTCGATCGCTTCTGCCGCAAGCGCGATCCTGAAATCCAACGACCAGCTGCAGCAGACCTCGTCGCGCGTCGGCGAGGTGGTGACGATTTCCGAGCGGATGATCCAGACGACGGCGAGTGCCGGCATAGAGACGCCGGACAGCCCCCATATCCGCGCGGTGATGGCCTATGCCGCCGAGGTTTCATCTGTCTTCGAGGCGGCCGTCAAATCCGGCCGCATCGATCTTGGCGCTTTGTTCGATCGGCAATACGCAGCGATCCCCGGCAGCGATCCCGTCCAGTACATGACGCGCTTTACGGAATTCACCGACGCCGTCCTGCCGCCGATCCAGGAACAGGCAGCCGAAAGCAACCCGCAGGTGGCATTCTGTGCTGCCATCGATGAAAACGGCTATCTGCCGACCCACAATCGAAAATTTTCGCAGCGCCAGCGTCCCGGCGACGTAACCTGGAATACCGCCAACTGCCGCAACCGGCGCATCTTCAATGACCGTGTGGGCCTGGCGGCTGGCCGCAACAAGGAACCTTTCCTGCTGCAGACCTACCGTCGAGACATGGGTGGCGGTCAATTCGTGCTGATGAAGGACATTTCCGCTCCGATCACCGTCAACGGGCGTCACTGGGGTGGGCTGCGCCTCGCGATCAAGGTCTGA
- a CDS encoding VOC family protein, giving the protein MIIQKHKIVPHLWFENNAEEAVNFYVSIFDNSRITDVSRFGDAGPGLKGSVMAMGFELEGQSFAAINGGPLAKFNGAVSFLVHCETQDEIDHYYGKLVEGGQQQPCGWLTDRYGLVWQVNYARMATMLTDSDNARASRVMQAMFSMKKIEIAKLDAAYAG; this is encoded by the coding sequence TTGATCATCCAGAAACATAAAATCGTGCCCCATCTCTGGTTCGAGAACAACGCCGAAGAAGCGGTCAATTTCTACGTCTCGATATTCGACAATTCGAGGATCACCGATGTCTCGCGCTTTGGCGACGCCGGCCCTGGCTTGAAAGGTTCGGTGATGGCGATGGGCTTCGAGCTCGAAGGCCAGAGCTTTGCGGCGATCAACGGCGGACCCTTGGCAAAGTTCAACGGTGCGGTTTCCTTCCTTGTCCATTGCGAGACGCAGGATGAGATCGACCATTATTACGGCAAGCTCGTCGAAGGTGGCCAGCAGCAGCCCTGCGGATGGCTGACGGACCGTTACGGCCTCGTCTGGCAGGTCAACTATGCCAGGATGGCGACAATGCTGACGGATAGCGACAACGCCCGGGCCAGTCGTGTCATGCAGGCCATGTTCTCGATGAAAAAGATCGAAATTGCCAAACTGGACGCTGCCTACGCGGGGTGA
- a CDS encoding 2'-5' RNA ligase family protein: MLVLKPSAPLGLIMHGDAMLHAANQNTRDAYPADLLHMSLLCMEEFDELPLALIEATRMVMAGIQARPIPITLDSSGLFGGRRHLALYRARGNPIVNQFAQMLRHALARHNLPNVWMADAAPHVTLIYGCGRIEPMPIERNYAWIAGEFMLVYSHYGETRHEEFGRWSFDPNAPAYPMRPEQLRMTI, translated from the coding sequence ATGCTCGTGCTCAAGCCTTCCGCTCCTCTTGGTCTCATCATGCATGGCGATGCCATGCTTCATGCGGCGAACCAGAACACCCGCGATGCCTATCCGGCCGATCTTCTTCATATGAGCCTGCTTTGCATGGAAGAGTTCGATGAGCTTCCCCTGGCGCTTATCGAAGCAACCAGGATGGTCATGGCCGGTATCCAGGCAAGACCTATTCCGATCACGCTCGACAGCAGCGGCCTCTTCGGAGGCAGGCGTCATCTCGCCCTGTATCGCGCCAGGGGCAATCCGATTGTCAACCAGTTCGCGCAGATGCTGCGTCATGCCCTCGCTCGCCACAACCTTCCGAATGTCTGGATGGCGGACGCCGCCCCGCATGTGACGCTGATCTATGGCTGCGGCCGAATTGAACCCATGCCTATCGAGCGGAACTACGCCTGGATCGCCGGGGAATTCATGCTGGTCTACAGCCATTATGGCGAAACCCGGCACGAGGAATTCGGGAGATGGAGTTTCGATCCGAATGCCCCTGCTTATCCGATGCGGCCAGAACAGCTCCGCATGACGATCTGA
- a CDS encoding nuclear transport factor 2 family protein, producing the protein MFKTVVRALLVFATLSSGVPVMAASPEQNRKVITDYYAAYGTGDMTKVASFFADDIEWHIPGHHPLAGTKRGKAEVAAFFQQLGKAGFRAELIALMADENWVIDMHRGWSNREGANVDTVWVLAFRIEDGKIKEARNFSYDQAAADSFFWQAYPLKPVPERLAN; encoded by the coding sequence ATGTTCAAAACCGTCGTTCGAGCCCTCCTCGTCTTTGCCACGCTTTCATCAGGAGTACCCGTCATGGCAGCCAGCCCCGAACAGAACCGCAAGGTCATCACCGATTATTATGCCGCCTACGGCACCGGCGACATGACCAAGGTCGCGTCCTTCTTCGCCGATGATATCGAATGGCATATCCCGGGCCACCATCCGCTTGCCGGCACCAAGCGCGGCAAAGCGGAAGTCGCCGCCTTCTTCCAGCAGCTCGGAAAGGCAGGCTTCCGCGCCGAACTCATCGCGCTAATGGCAGACGAAAACTGGGTGATCGACATGCATCGCGGCTGGTCGAACCGCGAGGGCGCCAATGTTGATACCGTCTGGGTACTGGCCTTCCGTATCGAGGACGGAAAGATCAAGGAAGCCCGCAACTTCTCCTATGACCAGGCGGCCGCCGACAGCTTCTTCTGGCAGGCTTATCCGCTAAAGCCGGTGCCGGAGCGGCTCGCAAATTAA
- a CDS encoding nuclear transport factor 2 family protein — MPLKAGEGWILPAGATGICEYDEALSFLRLEVPENLLADVSFERHSDFRPLMYQVPYYTEANRGLIPQYDNRFNLASWEPWLTYDSVSLGAKLDKPTLIVHSEGAAVPQGAHAFYALLPGEKSELWLDGFSQFDFYDRSEPVTIAADAAAAHFTRVNASRQIDPEDRAAIIDTITDIAAGADRHQWDRVRRAFADEVTLDYTSLWGGKPIAQPADEVIRQWSGFLPGFDETRHLVTNHTITGLQGEKATAEADFQATHRIGTDLWVLIGRYHYELAKVNGGWKISALTMTATHETGDRALTQRAAERAPKTR; from the coding sequence GTGCCTCTGAAAGCCGGCGAAGGCTGGATCCTGCCGGCGGGTGCGACGGGTATTTGCGAATATGACGAGGCGCTGTCTTTCCTCAGACTTGAGGTGCCCGAAAACCTGCTCGCCGATGTGAGCTTCGAACGTCATTCGGATTTCAGGCCGCTCATGTATCAGGTCCCCTATTACACGGAGGCCAATCGCGGCCTTATCCCGCAATATGACAACCGCTTCAACCTCGCCTCCTGGGAGCCGTGGCTGACCTATGATTCCGTTTCTCTCGGGGCAAAGCTCGACAAGCCGACCTTGATCGTTCATTCGGAGGGAGCTGCCGTGCCGCAGGGTGCGCATGCGTTTTACGCGCTGCTGCCGGGCGAGAAATCGGAACTCTGGCTCGACGGTTTCAGTCAGTTCGACTTCTACGACCGATCGGAGCCGGTGACAATCGCGGCGGACGCAGCGGCGGCGCATTTCACCCGCGTCAACGCGTCTCGGCAGATCGATCCCGAGGACCGTGCGGCGATCATCGACACGATCACCGATATCGCCGCCGGCGCCGACCGGCATCAATGGGACCGGGTACGTCGCGCCTTCGCCGACGAGGTGACGCTTGACTATACAAGCCTTTGGGGCGGCAAGCCGATTGCCCAACCGGCCGATGAGGTGATCCGGCAATGGTCCGGTTTTCTGCCGGGTTTCGACGAGACGCGGCATCTCGTGACCAATCATACGATCACGGGCTTACAAGGCGAGAAGGCGACCGCCGAGGCCGATTTCCAGGCGACCCATCGCATCGGAACCGATCTCTGGGTGCTGATCGGCCGTTACCACTACGAGCTCGCCAAGGTTAACGGCGGCTGGAAAATTTCCGCCCTGACCATGACCGCGACCCACGAGACCGGCGACAGGGCGCTCACTCAGCGCGCCGCCGAACGCGCGCCGAAAACCCGCTGA